The Paenibacillus macerans genome includes a window with the following:
- the sufU gene encoding Fe-S cluster assembly sulfur transfer protein SufU yields MQLDDLYRRVIMDHYKNPRNRGKFDGDAVTVDLNNPTCGDRISLQLIIEGDIVKDARFTGEGCSISMSSASMMTEAVKGRTLTEALDLAGRFSKLMMGESVDFDDYEDLEALSGVNKFPARIKCATLAWNALKKGIQTES; encoded by the coding sequence ATGCAACTGGACGATTTGTACCGCCGCGTCATTATGGATCATTATAAAAATCCGCGCAACCGCGGAAAATTTGACGGAGATGCCGTTACGGTCGACCTGAACAATCCGACCTGCGGCGACCGGATTTCCCTGCAGCTGATCATCGAGGGCGACATCGTCAAGGACGCCCGGTTTACCGGGGAGGGCTGTTCGATCAGCATGTCCTCGGCCTCGATGATGACGGAAGCCGTCAAGGGCCGGACGCTGACGGAAGCGTTGGATTTGGCCGGACGTTTCTCCAAGCTGATGATGGGCGAATCCGTGGATTTTGACGATTACGAGGATCTCGAGGCCTTATCCGGAGTTAATAAATTTCCCGCCCGGATCAAATGCGCCACATTGGCTTGGAACGCTTTGAAAAAAGGGATTCAAACCGAATCTTAA
- a CDS encoding DUF423 domain-containing protein: MRRTYAGIGAVIMLLAVALGAFGAHMLKAKIGETAIGTYETGVHYQMIHGIAILLTAFFAGQWGESGRLRWAGRLFLLGVILFSGSLYGLAALHWTWLGPVTPLGGVSFIAGWLLLALEAWNRKA; this comes from the coding sequence ATGCGGCGCACCTATGCCGGAATCGGCGCGGTCATCATGCTGCTCGCCGTTGCGCTTGGCGCATTCGGGGCGCATATGTTGAAGGCGAAAATCGGCGAAACGGCCATTGGCACCTATGAGACCGGAGTACATTACCAGATGATTCACGGGATCGCGATCCTGCTGACGGCGTTTTTTGCCGGGCAGTGGGGGGAATCCGGGCGGCTTCGCTGGGCGGGCCGGCTGTTTCTGCTCGGCGTCATCCTGTTCTCCGGCAGCCTGTACGGATTGGCGGCACTCCATTGGACCTGGCTCGGGCCGGTTACGCCGCTCGGCGGCGTTTCTTTTATCGCCGGTTGGCTGCTGCTTGCGCTGGAGGCTTGGAACAGGAAGGCCTGA
- a CDS encoding molybdenum cofactor biosynthesis protein has protein sequence MKIKIALFAGLADRIGTSSLDFAFPHPEHQQVTAAQLKEALTAAYPAASTLIDASFVAVNQEYAAGNAVITERDEVALIPPVSGGENAADDNAPPRESELYVITEEPVSVEEVTRKVITSAHGATLTFTGTTREWTEGRRTVHLEYEAYVPMALAKLQQIGAELGEKWPGARCAISHRIGRVGLSEISVVIAVSAPHRDSCYEASRYAIERLKQIVPIWKKEIWEDGSEWKGHGLGPWDPSVPGTYSSVR, from the coding sequence ATGAAAATTAAAATTGCCTTATTCGCCGGACTGGCGGACCGGATCGGCACGTCCAGCCTCGATTTCGCATTTCCGCATCCCGAACATCAGCAAGTGACCGCAGCTCAATTGAAAGAAGCCTTGACCGCGGCTTACCCTGCCGCCTCAACGTTGATTGACGCTTCGTTCGTGGCGGTTAACCAGGAATATGCCGCCGGGAACGCCGTCATCACCGAGCGTGACGAAGTCGCCTTGATTCCGCCGGTATCGGGCGGGGAAAACGCCGCGGACGATAACGCCCCCCCGCGGGAGAGCGAGCTTTACGTCATTACCGAAGAACCGGTTTCCGTCGAGGAAGTCACCCGTAAAGTCATCACTTCCGCGCATGGCGCAACGCTCACTTTTACCGGCACGACCCGGGAATGGACCGAGGGGCGCCGCACGGTGCACCTGGAATATGAAGCTTACGTCCCGATGGCCTTGGCCAAACTGCAGCAAATCGGCGCCGAGCTCGGCGAGAAATGGCCGGGCGCGCGGTGCGCCATCAGCCACCGGATCGGCCGCGTCGGCCTGTCCGAAATCAGCGTGGTCATCGCCGTATCGGCCCCGCACCGGGATAGCTGCTACGAAGCGAGCCGTTACGCCATCGAACGCTTGAAACAAATCGTGCCCATTTGGAAGAAGGAAATCTGGGAAGACGGTTCCGAATGGAAAGGGCACGGCCTGGGTCCGTGGGACCCCTCCGTTCCCGGGACTTACAGCTCCGTACGGTGA
- the sufC gene encoding Fe-S cluster assembly ATPase SufC, giving the protein MATHFVVEGLKATIEGKEILKGIDLEIKGGEIHAIMGPNGTGKSTLASALMGHPKYEVTDGKVTLNGEDVLEMEVDERARAGMFLAMQYPSEIAGVTNSDFLRSAINARREEGDEISLIKFIRQMEAQMKVLEMNPEFAHRYLNEGFSGGEKKRNEILQMLLLDPKLVILDEIDSGLDIDALRIVANGVNSIRSEDRGFLIITHYQRLLNYIKPDFVHVMMQGRIVKSGGPELAERLEQDGYDWVKEELGIVDETVGQEA; this is encoded by the coding sequence ATGGCTACACATTTTGTTGTGGAAGGTCTTAAAGCGACGATTGAAGGGAAGGAGATCCTGAAAGGGATCGATCTTGAGATAAAAGGCGGAGAAATCCACGCCATTATGGGCCCGAACGGAACCGGGAAAAGTACGCTCGCATCGGCGCTCATGGGACATCCGAAATACGAAGTGACGGACGGTAAAGTTACGCTGAACGGCGAAGACGTGCTGGAGATGGAAGTGGACGAGCGCGCCCGCGCCGGCATGTTCCTGGCCATGCAGTATCCGAGCGAAATCGCCGGGGTGACGAATTCCGACTTTTTGCGCAGCGCGATCAACGCCCGCCGCGAGGAAGGCGACGAAATCTCTCTGATCAAATTCATCCGTCAAATGGAAGCGCAAATGAAGGTGCTGGAAATGAATCCGGAATTCGCCCACCGCTATTTGAACGAAGGTTTCTCCGGCGGGGAGAAGAAGCGGAACGAAATTTTGCAAATGCTGCTGCTGGATCCGAAACTTGTCATTCTCGACGAAATCGACTCCGGCCTTGACATCGACGCGCTGCGCATCGTGGCGAACGGCGTCAACTCGATCCGCAGCGAGGATCGCGGCTTCCTGATCATCACCCACTATCAGCGCCTGCTGAACTACATCAAACCGGACTTCGTGCACGTCATGATGCAAGGGCGCATCGTCAAATCCGGCGGCCCCGAGCTGGCGGAACGTCTGGAGCAGGACGGTTACGATTGGGTTAAAGAAGAGCTTGGCATCGTGGACGAGACGGTCGGTCAAGAAGCCTAA
- a CDS encoding Dps family protein: MAQSDAKPTGKSNKTALERMLNVQVANLNVLYVKLHHFHWYVQGGNFFTLHAKFEQLYNEATEQMDAIAERMLALKWKPAATLKEYLDLATIQEAAGQEEPQAMVQSLVEDLASMAESYHEAIDLADQAGDDATSDLLTGYKRDWEKHMWMLRSYLG, encoded by the coding sequence ATGGCGCAATCGGATGCCAAACCGACGGGCAAGTCGAACAAGACGGCCCTGGAGCGGATGCTTAACGTACAGGTGGCCAATTTGAACGTGTTATACGTCAAGCTCCATCATTTTCATTGGTACGTTCAAGGCGGCAATTTCTTTACCCTGCATGCCAAATTCGAACAGCTATATAATGAAGCCACGGAGCAGATGGACGCCATCGCCGAACGGATGCTAGCCCTGAAGTGGAAGCCTGCGGCAACGTTAAAGGAATATCTCGATTTGGCCACCATTCAGGAAGCGGCGGGGCAGGAAGAGCCTCAGGCCATGGTGCAGAGCTTGGTCGAGGATCTTGCCTCCATGGCGGAGTCTTATCATGAAGCGATCGATTTGGCCGATCAGGCCGGCGATGATGCCACCAGCGACTTGTTGACGGGGTATAAAAGAGATTGGGAAAAACACATGTGGATGCTGCGTTCTTACTTGGGCTGA
- a CDS encoding DegV family protein codes for MANVKIFADSTSDLPAEWIPRYDIGIIPLYVVFGGETFQDGVDITPVDIYRRVEAAGSLPKTTAPSPKDFMDAFGPHIERGQDIVYISLSSQLSSTYQNALIAAAEFPEGRIHVVDSLTLCSGIGLLVMKAVKAAAEGRTAGEIAALVSAIRPRVETQFVIDTLEYLYKGGRCSGMQNFIGSLLQIRPVLKLVDGNIIPAYKVRGRKEKAVQQMLDNALADRDNMDNDLIIVAHTLAEEEALRLAAILREQTGAREVAVAEAGCVISSHCGPGTVAIMYTRQ; via the coding sequence ATGGCAAACGTGAAAATTTTCGCAGACAGTACCTCGGACCTGCCCGCAGAATGGATTCCCCGCTATGATATCGGAATTATTCCTTTATATGTCGTGTTTGGCGGCGAGACGTTCCAGGACGGGGTGGATATCACGCCGGTCGATATTTACCGGAGGGTCGAGGCTGCCGGGAGTTTGCCGAAAACAACCGCTCCGTCGCCCAAAGATTTTATGGACGCCTTCGGCCCCCATATCGAACGCGGGCAGGACATCGTTTATATCAGCCTTTCTTCCCAGCTCTCATCGACCTATCAAAATGCCCTGATCGCCGCCGCGGAGTTCCCGGAAGGGCGGATTCACGTTGTGGATTCCCTTACTTTATGCAGCGGCATCGGCCTGTTGGTCATGAAAGCGGTCAAAGCCGCCGCGGAGGGCCGCACCGCCGGCGAAATCGCCGCGCTGGTCAGCGCTATCCGGCCGCGGGTGGAAACGCAATTCGTCATCGACACGCTGGAATATTTGTATAAAGGCGGACGCTGCTCCGGCATGCAGAACTTTATCGGCAGCCTGCTCCAGATCCGGCCCGTGCTTAAGCTGGTGGACGGGAACATTATTCCCGCGTACAAGGTCCGCGGCCGCAAGGAGAAGGCGGTCCAGCAGATGCTCGACAACGCTTTGGCCGACCGGGACAACATGGACAACGATCTGATCATCGTCGCCCACACGCTGGCCGAAGAGGAGGCGCTGCGTTTGGCCGCGATTTTGCGGGAGCAGACGGGAGCGCGGGAGGTCGCCGTGGCCGAAGCGGGCTGCGTCATTTCCAGCCACTGCGGGCCCGGCACCGTCGCCATTATGTACACGAGACAATAA
- a CDS encoding cysteine desulfurase, which yields MSINAEELKKQFPILQQEVNGHPLVYLDSAASSQKPVQVLEALKHYYEWDNANVHRGVHTLGSRATDAYEGAREKVARFIGAARREEIIFTRGTTTSLNLVASSYGAASVNEGDEIVITPMEHHSNLIPWQQLALKKKAVLKYIPLQPDGHIALEDAEKTITGKTKIVATSYVSNVLGVVNPVKELAAIAHRHGAVMVVDGAQSTPHMKVNVQDLDCDFYAFSGHKMCAPTGIGVLYGKKHLLESMEPIEYGGEMIDDVGLYESSWKELPWKFEGGTPIIAGAVGLAAAIDFLEGIGLEEIHRHEAKLAAYAMNRLSEIEGLTLYGPREREVGLLTFNLEDIHPHDVATVLDASGIAIRAGHHCCQPLMRWLEASATARASLYLYNTEQDIDRLAEALIQTKEYFG from the coding sequence ATGAGCATAAACGCCGAAGAGCTCAAAAAACAGTTCCCGATTTTGCAGCAGGAGGTAAACGGGCATCCGCTCGTTTACCTGGACAGCGCGGCTTCTTCCCAGAAGCCGGTCCAAGTATTGGAGGCGCTGAAGCACTACTACGAATGGGATAACGCCAATGTGCACCGCGGCGTTCACACGCTGGGCAGCCGGGCGACCGACGCTTACGAGGGAGCCCGCGAGAAGGTAGCCCGCTTTATCGGCGCGGCGCGCCGCGAGGAAATTATTTTTACCCGGGGAACGACGACGTCGCTGAATCTGGTCGCATCCTCTTACGGGGCGGCGTCCGTGAACGAGGGCGACGAAATTGTCATCACCCCGATGGAGCATCACAGCAACCTGATTCCGTGGCAGCAGCTGGCGCTGAAGAAGAAGGCGGTGCTGAAATATATTCCGCTTCAGCCGGACGGTCATATCGCGCTGGAGGATGCGGAGAAAACGATCACCGGCAAAACGAAAATCGTGGCCACTTCTTATGTATCCAACGTGCTTGGCGTGGTCAACCCGGTGAAGGAGCTGGCCGCCATCGCGCACCGGCACGGGGCCGTCATGGTCGTTGACGGGGCGCAAAGCACGCCGCATATGAAAGTGAACGTACAGGACCTCGATTGTGATTTCTATGCTTTTTCCGGCCATAAAATGTGCGCTCCGACCGGGATTGGGGTACTATATGGGAAGAAGCATCTGCTGGAATCGATGGAACCGATCGAATACGGCGGCGAAATGATCGACGATGTCGGTTTGTACGAGTCGAGCTGGAAGGAGCTCCCATGGAAGTTCGAAGGCGGGACGCCAATTATCGCCGGTGCCGTCGGACTAGCGGCGGCCATCGATTTTCTGGAAGGAATCGGGCTGGAGGAAATCCATCGGCACGAGGCCAAGCTGGCGGCTTACGCGATGAACCGCTTGTCGGAGATTGAAGGTTTGACGCTATACGGCCCGCGCGAGCGCGAGGTTGGACTGCTGACCTTCAATTTGGAGGACATTCATCCGCATGACGTGGCCACCGTGCTCGACGCTTCCGGCATCGCGATCCGGGCCGGTCATCACTGCTGCCAGCCGCTGATGCGCTGGCTGGAAGCGAGCGCAACGGCCAGAGCCAGCCTGTATTTATACAATACGGAACAGGATATCGACCGACTGGCGGAAGCTTTAATCCAAACAAAGGAGTATTTTGGGTAA
- the sufB gene encoding Fe-S cluster assembly protein SufB yields the protein MAKKAPELEEYKYGFRDEHKAVFQSGKGLTREIVTEISRIKNEPEWMLNFRLKSLEQFEKMPLPRWGGDLSELDFNDIQYYVRPSEKQGKTWEEVPAEIKETFDKLGIPEAEQKFLAGVSAQYESEVVYHSIQKDLEDQGVIFMDTDSALREYPELFREYFGTVVPAADNKFAALNSAVWSGGSFIYVPKGVKCEIPLQAYFRINSENMGQFERTLIIADEGSFVHYTEGCTAPIYSTNSLHSAVVEIIVKKDARVRYTTIQNWAPNIYNLVTKRAVAEENATMEWVDGNIGSKLTMKYPAVVLKGRGAKGSVLSIAVAGKGQLQDAGAKMIHLAPDTTSTIVSKSISKQGGKVTYRGLASFGRQAEGAKANIKCDTLILDNESTSDTIPYNEIMNDNIVLEHEATVSKVSEEQLFYLMSRGLSEEEATQMIIMGFIEPFTKELPMEYAVEMNRLIKFEMEGSIG from the coding sequence ATGGCCAAAAAAGCACCGGAATTGGAAGAGTACAAATATGGCTTCCGGGACGAACACAAGGCGGTATTCCAATCGGGTAAAGGCTTGACCCGCGAAATCGTGACGGAGATCTCCCGGATTAAGAACGAACCGGAATGGATGCTGAATTTCCGGCTGAAGTCGCTGGAACAATTCGAGAAGATGCCGCTGCCTCGTTGGGGCGGAGATCTGAGCGAGCTTGATTTTAACGATATTCAATATTATGTAAGACCTTCGGAAAAGCAAGGGAAGACGTGGGAGGAAGTTCCTGCCGAGATCAAGGAAACGTTCGATAAACTGGGGATTCCGGAAGCGGAGCAGAAGTTCCTCGCCGGGGTATCCGCGCAATACGAATCCGAGGTCGTTTACCACAGCATTCAGAAGGACCTGGAAGACCAAGGCGTTATCTTTATGGACACGGACTCCGCGCTGCGCGAGTATCCGGAACTGTTCCGCGAATACTTCGGCACCGTCGTTCCGGCGGCGGACAACAAGTTTGCCGCTTTGAACAGCGCCGTTTGGTCCGGGGGCAGCTTCATCTACGTGCCGAAAGGCGTAAAATGCGAAATTCCGCTGCAGGCTTATTTCCGCATCAACTCGGAAAATATGGGCCAGTTCGAACGCACGCTGATCATCGCCGACGAAGGCAGCTTCGTGCACTACACGGAAGGCTGCACGGCGCCGATCTACAGCACGAATTCGCTGCATAGCGCGGTCGTGGAAATCATCGTGAAAAAGGACGCCCGCGTGCGTTACACGACGATTCAAAACTGGGCGCCGAACATTTACAACCTTGTTACGAAACGGGCGGTGGCCGAAGAGAACGCGACGATGGAATGGGTCGACGGCAACATCGGCTCCAAGCTGACGATGAAATATCCGGCGGTCGTGCTCAAAGGCCGCGGAGCGAAAGGCAGCGTGCTGTCCATCGCGGTAGCGGGCAAAGGCCAGCTTCAGGACGCCGGCGCGAAAATGATCCACCTGGCACCGGATACGACGTCCACGATCGTGTCCAAATCGATCAGTAAACAAGGCGGCAAAGTGACGTACCGCGGCCTTGCTTCCTTCGGCCGTCAGGCGGAGGGCGCGAAAGCCAACATCAAATGCGACACGCTGATCCTCGACAACGAGTCGACGTCGGATACGATTCCGTACAACGAAATCATGAACGACAACATCGTGCTGGAGCACGAAGCGACCGTCTCGAAGGTGTCGGAAGAGCAGCTCTTCTACTTGATGAGCCGCGGCCTCTCCGAAGAAGAAGCGACGCAAATGATCATCATGGGCTTCATCGAACCGTTCACCAAGGAGCTGCCGATGGAATACGCGGTAGAGATGAACCGGTTGATCAAGTTCGAGATGGAAGGTTCGATCGGTTAA
- a CDS encoding L,D-transpeptidase, translated as MPNYRIIVDLSERKLYLLDNNTVVRAFPVGIGKMLTQTPQGTYTIVNKAPNPGGPFGAYWLGLSKPHYGIHGTNDPSSIGKEVSHGCIRMYNPDVIELARILPIGTRVTIRR; from the coding sequence ATGCCGAACTACCGCATCATCGTCGATCTTTCGGAAAGAAAATTGTATTTGCTGGACAACAACACCGTTGTCCGCGCGTTTCCGGTCGGGATCGGGAAAATGCTCACGCAAACACCGCAAGGCACCTATACGATCGTCAATAAAGCCCCAAATCCCGGCGGCCCGTTTGGCGCCTATTGGCTGGGGTTATCCAAACCCCATTACGGGATTCACGGCACCAATGATCCTTCTTCTATCGGCAAAGAAGTTTCCCACGGCTGCATCCGCATGTACAATCCGGATGTAATCGAATTGGCAAGAATCCTCCCGATCGGGACGCGCGTCACGATCAGGCGGTAG
- the sufD gene encoding Fe-S cluster assembly protein SufD encodes MTTQTVLPVEAEQLKKISAKRGEPAWLTENRSRALQLAAELELPKLEKTRLDRWDLNNYGGLSEVRQEKTQQLPESITSLVDLTEHSNLLVQRNSDTVFTRLAPELAAKGVIFTDLETAAREHGDLVQKYLHAAVKPEENQLTALHAALWNGGVFLYVPKNVEIEAPLQSIFLLDEAEAVFAPHVLIVAEANSKVTYADNYISVNLGGKIVHNGSAEVFVNQGAKVQFATVHHLGEHATDLTFRRAIVENDGSIEWIVGEMNGGDAASETLSILKGNGSSSDVKAIAVGSGSQRLNYTTKAVHYGKSSSSQMITRAVMRESATAIINGITKIEKGATKADGQQTEKVLMLSPKARGDANPILLIDEDDVTAGHAASVGQVNPEQIYYLMSRGISRAEAERLIIYGFLAPVVSDIPLEPLQKQLQALVERKLRQ; translated from the coding sequence ATGACGACACAAACCGTTCTTCCGGTGGAAGCGGAGCAGCTGAAGAAAATTTCCGCTAAGCGCGGCGAACCGGCGTGGCTGACCGAAAACCGGTCGCGGGCGCTGCAGCTGGCGGCGGAACTGGAATTGCCTAAATTGGAGAAAACGCGGCTCGACCGCTGGGATCTGAACAATTACGGAGGATTAAGCGAGGTTCGCCAGGAAAAAACGCAGCAGCTTCCGGAAAGCATAACTTCGCTTGTTGATTTGACGGAGCACAGCAATCTGCTTGTGCAACGCAACTCCGACACCGTATTTACCCGGCTTGCGCCTGAGTTGGCGGCGAAGGGCGTTATTTTTACGGATCTGGAAACCGCGGCCCGCGAGCACGGCGACCTTGTCCAGAAATATTTGCACGCGGCGGTGAAGCCGGAGGAAAACCAGCTTACCGCGCTGCATGCGGCATTGTGGAACGGCGGGGTATTCCTGTACGTGCCGAAAAACGTGGAAATCGAGGCGCCGCTGCAAAGCATTTTCCTGCTGGATGAGGCCGAAGCTGTTTTTGCGCCGCATGTGTTGATCGTGGCTGAAGCGAACAGCAAGGTCACATACGCGGATAATTATATTTCCGTAAACCTGGGCGGCAAAATCGTGCACAACGGTTCCGCGGAAGTGTTCGTAAACCAAGGGGCCAAGGTGCAGTTCGCTACGGTGCATCATTTGGGCGAGCACGCGACCGACTTGACGTTCCGGCGCGCCATCGTCGAAAACGACGGCAGCATCGAGTGGATCGTCGGCGAAATGAACGGCGGCGACGCGGCCAGCGAAACGCTGTCGATTCTGAAAGGCAACGGCTCGAGCTCCGACGTCAAAGCGATCGCGGTCGGTTCCGGGTCGCAGCGTTTGAACTACACGACGAAGGCCGTTCACTACGGCAAAAGCTCAAGCAGCCAAATGATCACCCGCGCGGTGATGCGCGAATCGGCAACGGCGATCATCAACGGGATCACGAAGATCGAAAAGGGCGCGACCAAAGCGGACGGCCAGCAAACGGAAAAAGTGCTGATGCTGAGCCCGAAAGCGCGCGGGGACGCCAATCCGATCCTGCTGATCGACGAGGATGACGTTACGGCCGGGCACGCCGCATCCGTCGGCCAGGTCAACCCTGAGCAAATCTACTATCTGATGTCGCGCGGCATTTCCCGCGCCGAGGCCGAACGCTTGATCATCTACGGGTTCTTGGCTCCGGTCGTGTCGGATATCCCGCTGGAGCCGCTGCAAAAGCAATTGCAGGCTCTGGTGGAAAGGAAGTTGAGACAATGA
- the narI gene encoding respiratory nitrate reductase subunit gamma — MTGLFWWVVYPYIALTVMIGGLLYRFAFRQVSWTAPSTEMFEKKWLRLGSTIFHYGIVFAFIGHVMGVLIPRSVYHALGVSDETYHIFAIAGGGLAGIMVVLGLIILLIRKMTNRRVRAHAGFADYFTVILLLIVAANGTFMTLVYNTTVAAYEYRTTIGPWFRSLLALRPDYRLMDTVPFIFQLHVLSAFLLFASIPFTMLVHMFSLPVRYPARAPQQYRSRVGYKRGKPQT, encoded by the coding sequence ATGACCGGATTGTTTTGGTGGGTCGTTTATCCGTACATCGCCCTAACGGTGATGATCGGCGGATTGTTGTACCGGTTTGCCTTCCGCCAAGTGAGCTGGACCGCTCCTTCGACGGAAATGTTTGAGAAAAAATGGCTGCGGCTCGGCTCCACGATTTTCCATTACGGCATCGTCTTTGCCTTTATCGGCCACGTGATGGGGGTGTTGATTCCGCGAAGCGTTTATCACGCGTTGGGCGTGAGCGATGAAACGTACCACATCTTTGCGATTGCCGGAGGCGGGCTGGCGGGAATCATGGTGGTGCTGGGGCTGATTATTTTGCTGATTCGCAAAATGACGAACCGGCGCGTGCGCGCCCATGCCGGATTTGCCGATTATTTTACGGTGATCCTGCTGCTGATCGTCGCCGCCAACGGCACCTTTATGACGCTCGTATACAACACGACGGTGGCCGCTTACGAATACCGCACTACCATCGGTCCCTGGTTCCGCAGTTTGCTGGCGCTTCGGCCGGATTATCGCCTGATGGATACGGTTCCGTTCATCTTCCAACTGCACGTCCTTTCGGCGTTCCTGTTGTTCGCCTCGATCCCGTTTACGATGCTCGTGCACATGTTTTCGCTGCCGGTCCGCTATCCGGCCCGGGCGCCGCAGCAATACCGCTCGCGGGTCGGCTACAAACGCGGCAAGCCGCAAACTTAG
- a CDS encoding HD-GYP domain-containing protein, which translates to MKVHIMELRSGDRLQTDIFNNYGVFVMQKGTRLTSDAIVRLMQHGVDYVDIEPQSLDADVPSEEGPSHPGQKVKPILDDAVDGFEQIFLEALTGGTFDNAKVDKLLKPMVDQLVDHKDVVSLLLLIGGDDNYTYHHSMQVGMLSYYIASWLGYSKEEAYQAGKAGYLIDIGNCKVPQEILSKPGKLTPEEFEQVKGHPAYGYEIIRNSTGDEIAAQVALQHHEREDGSGYPNGLRAKDIHPFAKIAAVADVYSAMTTNRVYRSKQELLTVLRELNSLSFGKLSPEPTQALIRHLLPNFIGKKVLLSTGEVGSIVMTNQTDFFRPLVQTDARFVDLSKERETIIEDVYL; encoded by the coding sequence TTGAAAGTGCATATCATGGAACTCAGGTCCGGCGACCGTCTTCAAACCGACATATTCAATAATTATGGTGTTTTTGTTATGCAAAAAGGCACCCGGTTGACAAGCGATGCCATCGTAAGATTGATGCAGCACGGGGTCGACTATGTGGATATTGAACCGCAAAGCCTGGATGCGGATGTTCCTTCGGAAGAAGGACCTTCCCATCCGGGGCAAAAAGTCAAACCGATTTTGGACGACGCCGTAGACGGTTTTGAACAGATTTTTTTGGAAGCGCTAACCGGCGGTACCTTTGACAATGCCAAAGTGGACAAGCTGCTTAAGCCGATGGTCGATCAACTCGTTGACCATAAAGACGTCGTATCCTTGCTCCTGCTCATTGGAGGCGATGACAACTATACCTACCATCACTCCATGCAGGTCGGCATGCTCTCCTATTATATCGCTTCATGGCTCGGCTATTCCAAGGAGGAAGCCTATCAGGCCGGCAAGGCCGGCTATTTGATCGACATCGGCAACTGCAAGGTGCCGCAGGAAATTTTGTCCAAGCCGGGCAAGCTGACGCCGGAGGAATTTGAACAAGTCAAAGGACATCCCGCCTACGGATATGAAATTATCCGAAACTCAACCGGGGACGAAATCGCCGCTCAAGTAGCGCTGCAGCACCATGAACGCGAGGACGGGAGCGGGTATCCAAACGGTTTGCGCGCCAAAGACATCCACCCTTTCGCCAAAATCGCCGCCGTCGCCGACGTTTATTCCGCGATGACCACCAATCGCGTGTACCGGTCCAAGCAGGAGCTGCTGACCGTACTGCGCGAGCTGAACAGCCTCAGCTTCGGCAAGCTCAGCCCCGAGCCGACGCAGGCGCTGATCCGCCATTTGCTGCCGAACTTCATCGGCAAGAAGGTGCTGCTCAGCACCGGCGAAGTCGGTTCGATCGTGATGACGAACCAGACCGATTTTTTCCGCCCGCTCGTCCAAACCGATGCCCGCTTCGTCGATCTCTCCAAAGAACGGGAAACCATCATCGAAGATGTGTATCTGTAA
- a CDS encoding DegV family protein, producing the protein MASIKIFADSTCDLPVDWIQRYEIGIVPLYVTFSDQTYKDGVDLSVPDLYRKVSETGKLPKTAAPSPADFIQAFTPYARQGQQILCISLSSELSSTYQNALIAAEEFPEGTVTVFDSLNLSTGIGLQVMKAVQAAAEGKTVAEIVGLLTAVRPKVETEFVIDTLEYLYKGGRCSGMQNLIGSLLKIRPVIKVVDGKMTPAYKIRGSREKALDQLLNNALSRLNDMDNDIIFVTHSLADEDAAKLKQELEARTGAKTVAVSNAGCVISSHCGAKTIGILYTKKTS; encoded by the coding sequence ATGGCATCGATCAAAATTTTCGCGGACAGCACCTGCGATTTGCCGGTGGATTGGATTCAGCGGTACGAAATTGGCATCGTTCCCCTGTACGTCACTTTTTCCGACCAAACGTACAAGGACGGCGTCGATTTGAGCGTGCCCGATCTTTACCGCAAAGTCAGCGAGACGGGCAAACTGCCGAAGACGGCGGCGCCGTCGCCGGCCGATTTCATTCAGGCGTTCACCCCTTATGCCCGGCAAGGGCAGCAAATATTATGCATCAGCTTGTCTTCGGAGCTGTCCTCTACATACCAAAACGCCCTGATTGCGGCGGAGGAGTTCCCGGAAGGGACGGTCACCGTCTTCGACTCGCTTAATTTATCGACCGGCATCGGCCTTCAGGTGATGAAGGCGGTGCAAGCCGCGGCGGAAGGCAAAACCGTCGCCGAAATCGTCGGCCTGCTCACGGCGGTTCGGCCTAAGGTCGAAACGGAGTTTGTCATCGATACGCTGGAGTACCTGTACAAAGGCGGGCGCTGCTCCGGCATGCAAAACCTGATCGGCAGCCTGCTCAAAATCCGCCCGGTCATCAAAGTGGTGGACGGCAAAATGACCCCGGCCTACAAAATCCGCGGCAGCCGGGAAAAAGCGCTCGACCAGCTGCTGAACAACGCGCTTAGCCGCTTGAACGATATGGATAACGACATTATTTTTGTCACCCATTCCCTGGCGGATGAGGACGCGGCCAAGCTGAAGCAAGAGCTTGAGGCCAGAACCGGGGCCAAGACCGTCGCCGTCTCCAATGCCGGCTGCGTCATTTCCAGCCATTGCGGCGCCAAAACGATCGGCATCCTGTATACGAAAAAGACAAGCTGA